Proteins encoded in a region of the Eschrichtius robustus isolate mEscRob2 chromosome 14, mEscRob2.pri, whole genome shotgun sequence genome:
- the EWSR1 gene encoding RNA-binding protein EWS isoform X2, with translation MASTDYSTYSQAAAQQGYSAYTAQPTQGYAQTTQAYGQQSYGTYGQPTDVSYTQAQTTATYGQTAYATSYGQPPTGYSTPTAPQAYSQPVQGYGTGAYDTTTATVTTTQASYAAQSAYGTQPAYPAYGQQPAATAPARPQDGNKPAETSQPQSSTGGYNQPSLGYGQSNYSYPQVPGSYPMQPVTAPPSYPPTSYSSTQPTSYDQSSYSQQNTYGQPSSYGQQSSYGQQSSYGQQPPTSYPPQTGSYSQAPSQYSQQSSSYGQQSSFRQDHPSSMGVYGQESGGFSGPGENRSMSGPDNRGRGRGGFDRGGMSRGGRGGGRGGMGAGERGGFNKPGGPMDEGPDLDLGPPVDPDEDCDNSAIYVQGLSDNVTLDDLADFFKQCGVVKINKRTGQPMIHIYLDKETGKPKGDATVSYEDPPTAKTAVEWFDGKDFQGSKLKVSLARKKPPMNSMRGGMPPREGRGMPPPLRGGPGGPGGPGGPMGRMGGRGGDRGGFPPRGPRGSRGNPSGGGNVQHRAGDWQCPNPGCGNQNFAWRTECNQCKAPKPEGFLPPPFPPPGGDRGRGGPGGMRGGRGGLMDRGGPGGMFRGGRGGDRGGFRGTRGMDRGGFGGGRRGGPGGPPGPLMEQMGGRRGGRGGPGKMDKGEHRQERRDRPY, from the exons ATTACAGTACATACAGCCAAGCTGCAGCCCAGCAGGG CTACAGTGCTTACACCGCCCAGCCCACTCAAGGATATGCACAGACCACCCAG GCATATGGGCAACAAAGTTACGGAACCTATGGACAGCCCACTGATGTCAGCTATACCCAGGCTCAGACCACTGCAACCTATGGGCAGACCGCCTATGCAACTTCTTATGGACAGCCTCCCACTG GATATTCTACTCCAACTGCCCCCCAGGCATACAGTCAGCCTGTCCAGGGGTACGGCACTGGTGCTTATGATACCACCACTGCTACAGTCACTACTACCCAGGCCTCCTATGCAGCTCAGTCTGCATATGGCACCCAGCCTGCTTATCCAGCCTATGGGCAGCAGCCAGCAGCCACCGCGCCTGCAAG accGCAGGATGGTAACAAACCCGCTGAGACTAGTCAACCTCAATCTAGCACAGGGGGTTACAACCAGCCCAGCCTAGGATATGGACAGAGTAACTACAGTTATCCCCAGGTACCTGGGAGCTACCCCATGCAGCCAGTCACGGCACCACCATCCTATCCTCCTACCAG ctATTCTTCTACACAGCCGACTAGTTATGATCAGAGCAGTTACTCCCAGCAGAACACCTATGGGCAGCCGAGCAGCTATGGACAACAGAGTAGCTATGGTCAACAAAGCAGCTATGGGCAGCAGCCGCCCACTAGTTACCCCCCCCAAACTGGATCCTACAGCCAGGCTCCAAGTCAATATAGCCAACAGAGCAGCAGCTACGGGCAGCAGA GTTCATTCCGACAGGACCACCCCAGTAGCATGGGTGTTTATGGGCAGGAGTCTGGAGGATTTTCCGGACCAGGAGAGAACCGGAGCATGAGTGGCCCTGATAACCGgggcaggggaagagggggaTTTGATCGTGGAGGCATGAGCAGAGGTGGGCGGGGAGGAGGACGCGGTGGAATGGG CGCTGGAGAGCGAGGTGGCTTCAATAAGCCTGGTG GACCCATGGACGAAGGACCAGATCTTGATTTAG GCCCACCTGTAGATCCAGATGAAGACTGTGACAACAGTGCAATTTATGTGCAAGGATTAAGTGACAATGTGACTCTAGATGATCTAGCAGACTTCTTTAAGCAGTGTGGAGTTGTCAAG ATAAACAAGAGGACTGGACAACCCATGATCCATATCTATTTGGACAAGGAAACAGGAAAGCCCAAAGGCGATGCTACTGTATCCTATGAAGACCCGCCAACTGCCAAAACTGCTGTCGAGTGGTTTGATG GGAAGGATTTTCAAGGGAGCAAACTTAAAGTTTCTCTTGCTCGGAAGAAGCCTCCAATGAACAGCATGCGGGGAGGAATGCCCCCCCGTGAGGGCAGAGGGATGCCGCCGCCGCTCCGAGGAG GTCCAGGAGGCCCAGGAGGTCCTGGAGGACCCATGGGTCGCATGGGAGGCCgtggaggagacagaggaggCTTCCCACCAAGAGGGCCCCGCGGTTCCCGAGGGAACCCGTCTGGAGGAGGAAACGTCCAGCACCGAGCTGGAGACTGGCAGTGCCCCAATCC GGGGTGTGGAAACCAGAACTTTGCGTGGAGAACAGAGTGCAACCAGTGTAAGGCCCCAAAGCCTGAAGGCTTCCTCCCACCACCTTTCCCACCCCCGG GCGGTGACCGTGGCAGAGGTGGCCCTGGTGGCATGCGGGGAGGAAGAGGTGGCCTCATGGATCGAGGTGGTCCTGGTGGAATGTTCAGAGGTGGCCGTGGTGGAGACAGAGGTGGCTTCCGTGGCACCCGGGGCATGGACCGCGGTGGCTTTGGTGGAGGAAGACGAGGTGGCCCTGGGGGACCCCCTGGACCTTTGATGGAACAgatgggaggaagaagaggcGGGCGTGGAGGACCTGGAAAAATGGATAA
- the EWSR1 gene encoding RNA-binding protein EWS isoform X1 — protein sequence MASTDYSTYSQAAAQQGYSAYTAQPTQGYAQTTQAYGQQSYGTYGQPTDVSYTQAQTTATYGQTAYATSYGQPPTGYSTPTAPQAYSQPVQGYGTGAYDTTTATVTTTQASYAAQSAYGTQPAYPAYGQQPAATAPARPQDGNKPAETSQPQSSTGGYNQPSLGYGQSNYSYPQVPGSYPMQPVTAPPSYPPTSYSSTQPTSYDQSSYSQQNTYGQPSSYGQQSSYGQQSSYGQQPPTSYPPQTGSYSQAPSQYSQQSSSYGQQSSFRQDHPSSMGVYGQESGGFSGPGENRSMSGPDNRGRGRGGFDRGGMSRGGRGGGRGGMGSAGERGGFNKPGGPMDEGPDLDLGPPVDPDEDCDNSAIYVQGLSDNVTLDDLADFFKQCGVVKINKRTGQPMIHIYLDKETGKPKGDATVSYEDPPTAKTAVEWFDGKDFQGSKLKVSLARKKPPMNSMRGGMPPREGRGMPPPLRGGPGGPGGPGGPMGRMGGRGGDRGGFPPRGPRGSRGNPSGGGNVQHRAGDWQCPNPGCGNQNFAWRTECNQCKAPKPEGFLPPPFPPPGGDRGRGGPGGMRGGRGGLMDRGGPGGMFRGGRGGDRGGFRGTRGMDRGGFGGGRRGGPGGPPGPLMEQMGGRRGGRGGPGKMDKGEHRQERRDRPY from the exons ATTACAGTACATACAGCCAAGCTGCAGCCCAGCAGGG CTACAGTGCTTACACCGCCCAGCCCACTCAAGGATATGCACAGACCACCCAG GCATATGGGCAACAAAGTTACGGAACCTATGGACAGCCCACTGATGTCAGCTATACCCAGGCTCAGACCACTGCAACCTATGGGCAGACCGCCTATGCAACTTCTTATGGACAGCCTCCCACTG GATATTCTACTCCAACTGCCCCCCAGGCATACAGTCAGCCTGTCCAGGGGTACGGCACTGGTGCTTATGATACCACCACTGCTACAGTCACTACTACCCAGGCCTCCTATGCAGCTCAGTCTGCATATGGCACCCAGCCTGCTTATCCAGCCTATGGGCAGCAGCCAGCAGCCACCGCGCCTGCAAG accGCAGGATGGTAACAAACCCGCTGAGACTAGTCAACCTCAATCTAGCACAGGGGGTTACAACCAGCCCAGCCTAGGATATGGACAGAGTAACTACAGTTATCCCCAGGTACCTGGGAGCTACCCCATGCAGCCAGTCACGGCACCACCATCCTATCCTCCTACCAG ctATTCTTCTACACAGCCGACTAGTTATGATCAGAGCAGTTACTCCCAGCAGAACACCTATGGGCAGCCGAGCAGCTATGGACAACAGAGTAGCTATGGTCAACAAAGCAGCTATGGGCAGCAGCCGCCCACTAGTTACCCCCCCCAAACTGGATCCTACAGCCAGGCTCCAAGTCAATATAGCCAACAGAGCAGCAGCTACGGGCAGCAGA GTTCATTCCGACAGGACCACCCCAGTAGCATGGGTGTTTATGGGCAGGAGTCTGGAGGATTTTCCGGACCAGGAGAGAACCGGAGCATGAGTGGCCCTGATAACCGgggcaggggaagagggggaTTTGATCGTGGAGGCATGAGCAGAGGTGGGCGGGGAGGAGGACGCGGTGGAATGGG CAGCGCTGGAGAGCGAGGTGGCTTCAATAAGCCTGGTG GACCCATGGACGAAGGACCAGATCTTGATTTAG GCCCACCTGTAGATCCAGATGAAGACTGTGACAACAGTGCAATTTATGTGCAAGGATTAAGTGACAATGTGACTCTAGATGATCTAGCAGACTTCTTTAAGCAGTGTGGAGTTGTCAAG ATAAACAAGAGGACTGGACAACCCATGATCCATATCTATTTGGACAAGGAAACAGGAAAGCCCAAAGGCGATGCTACTGTATCCTATGAAGACCCGCCAACTGCCAAAACTGCTGTCGAGTGGTTTGATG GGAAGGATTTTCAAGGGAGCAAACTTAAAGTTTCTCTTGCTCGGAAGAAGCCTCCAATGAACAGCATGCGGGGAGGAATGCCCCCCCGTGAGGGCAGAGGGATGCCGCCGCCGCTCCGAGGAG GTCCAGGAGGCCCAGGAGGTCCTGGAGGACCCATGGGTCGCATGGGAGGCCgtggaggagacagaggaggCTTCCCACCAAGAGGGCCCCGCGGTTCCCGAGGGAACCCGTCTGGAGGAGGAAACGTCCAGCACCGAGCTGGAGACTGGCAGTGCCCCAATCC GGGGTGTGGAAACCAGAACTTTGCGTGGAGAACAGAGTGCAACCAGTGTAAGGCCCCAAAGCCTGAAGGCTTCCTCCCACCACCTTTCCCACCCCCGG GCGGTGACCGTGGCAGAGGTGGCCCTGGTGGCATGCGGGGAGGAAGAGGTGGCCTCATGGATCGAGGTGGTCCTGGTGGAATGTTCAGAGGTGGCCGTGGTGGAGACAGAGGTGGCTTCCGTGGCACCCGGGGCATGGACCGCGGTGGCTTTGGTGGAGGAAGACGAGGTGGCCCTGGGGGACCCCCTGGACCTTTGATGGAACAgatgggaggaagaagaggcGGGCGTGGAGGACCTGGAAAAATGGATAA